The Methylomonas sp. UP202 DNA window TGGGAGCGTCTGGACGAATGGCGGAACAAGGTACGGGCCAGCTTGGCCGCCAATGAAAGCAGCCGGATTTCGCCTTTCCATTTGTTGTCCTTACCCGGCATCAGTGCCGCCGAACAGCGACAATGCGCCGATTTGTGGTTGCTGGCCCGGCTCGCCGCCAGTCAAGCCGAGCGGGACGACTTGGCGTTCCAATTCGTCGGCCCGGCCAGACCGAAAATTCGGCTGGGCTATTTATCCTGCGATTTCCACGATCACGCCACCGCGTATTTGTTGGTGGAAATGCTGGAAGCCCACGACAAGGACCGGTTCGAAATCTACGCTTACTCCTACGGCGCCGACGACGGCGGCGACATGCGCCAACGCCTGCTGCGTTGCTTCGACCGTTTCGTCGATTTGAGCGAGTTATCGATCGCCGACAGCGCCAAAGCCATTCATGCCGACCAAATCGACATTCTGATCGATTTAAAGGGCTATACCCGCGGCACCCGCACCGAAATCCTCACCTACCGGCCGGCCCCGATTCAGGTCAATTACCTGGGTTACCCCAGTACGCTGGGCGGCGATTTTTGCGATTACATCGTCACCGATCCCTACCTGACGCCGCCCGGCAGCGCCGCCGACTACAGCGAGGCCTTCGCCTACCTGCCGGACAGTTACCAGCCGCACGGTCGGCACGCCGAAATCGGCAAGCTATCCAGCCGCGTCGAGCAGGGCCTGCCTGAACACGGCTTTGTGTTTTGCTGCTTCAATCAGGCTTACAAGATCATGCCGGAAATTTTCGACGTCTGGTGCCGGCTGCTCTACAACACGCCGGGCAGCGTACTGTGGTTGTTGAAAAACGCCTCCGCCAAGGGCCGGCTCAGAAACGAAGCCTACCAGCGCGGCATTGTGCCCGACCGACTCATCTTCGC harbors:
- a CDS encoding UDP-N-acetylglucosamine-peptide N-acetylglucosaminyltransferase: MKHYDRSRKLCEWERLDEWRNKVRASLAANESSRISPFHLLSLPGISAAEQRQCADLWLLARLAASQAERDDLAFQFVGPARPKIRLGYLSCDFHDHATAYLLVEMLEAHDKDRFEIYAYSYGADDGGDMRQRLLRCFDRFVDLSELSIADSAKAIHADQIDILIDLKGYTRGTRTEILTYRPAPIQVNYLGYPSTLGGDFCDYIVTDPYLTPPGSAADYSEAFAYLPDSYQPHGRHAEIGKLSSRVEQGLPEHGFVFCCFNQAYKIMPEIFDVWCRLLYNTPGSVLWLLKNASAKGRLRNEAYQRGIVPDRLIFADELPQIEHLGRLGLADLVLDTAPYNAHTTASDALWVGVPMITCAGDTFPSRVAGSLLRAIGLDELIATDLDTYYTLAHDLANCPEQLADVNRKLAANRLNTPLFDTLAYTLHLEALFQAMWRRHQDGLQPITIESH